The following are encoded together in the Nocardioides okcheonensis genome:
- a CDS encoding pseudouridine-5'-phosphate glycosidase — protein sequence MLTITSEVREALDAGRPVVALESTIISHGMPYPQNVEMARTVEGIVREGGAVPATIAVLHGRPTIGLSPDDLELLASDASVLKVSIRDLPYVVSRGLHGATTVASTMRLAALAGIDVFVTGGLGGVHRGAETSYDVSADLTELATTSVAVVCAGVKSILDIGLTLENLETLGVPVLGFGTDEFPSFYSRSSGFAAPMRVDSAAEVAALMRAKWDLGLAGGVVVANPVPAEAEIPADEIGAIIDRALADMDALAITGKDTTPYLLGRIVELTAGASLRTNIALVEHNARLGAAIAREHAAH from the coding sequence ATGTTGACGATCACGTCCGAGGTGCGTGAGGCGCTCGACGCAGGGCGGCCCGTCGTCGCCCTGGAGAGCACGATCATCAGCCACGGCATGCCCTACCCGCAGAACGTCGAGATGGCGCGCACCGTCGAGGGCATCGTCCGCGAGGGCGGGGCGGTCCCGGCCACCATCGCGGTGCTGCACGGCAGGCCGACCATCGGCCTGTCGCCCGACGACCTCGAGCTGCTCGCGTCCGACGCGTCGGTGCTGAAGGTCTCGATCCGCGACCTGCCCTACGTCGTGTCGCGCGGGCTGCACGGCGCGACCACCGTCGCCTCGACCATGCGGCTGGCGGCCCTCGCCGGCATCGACGTCTTCGTGACCGGCGGGCTCGGCGGCGTGCACCGCGGCGCGGAGACCTCGTACGACGTGTCGGCCGACCTGACCGAGCTGGCGACCACGTCGGTCGCGGTGGTCTGCGCGGGCGTGAAGAGCATCCTCGACATCGGCCTGACCCTGGAGAACCTCGAGACCCTCGGCGTCCCGGTCCTCGGGTTCGGGACCGACGAGTTCCCGTCGTTCTACTCCCGCTCGTCCGGCTTCGCCGCGCCGATGCGCGTCGACTCCGCCGCCGAGGTGGCGGCGCTGATGCGGGCCAAGTGGGACCTCGGGCTGGCCGGCGGCGTGGTCGTCGCCAACCCGGTGCCGGCCGAGGCCGAGATCCCCGCCGACGAGATCGGGGCGATCATCGACCGCGCGCTCGCCGACATGGACGCCCTCGCGATCACCGGCAAGGACACCACGCCGTACCTGCTGGGCCGGATCGTCGAGCTCACCGCAGGCGCCTCGCTGCGCACCAACATCGCGCTCGTCGAGCACAACGCGCGCCTCGGCGCGGCGATCGCCCGCGAGCACGCCGCGCACTGA
- the mshB gene encoding N-acetyl-1-D-myo-inositol-2-amino-2-deoxy-alpha-D-glucopyranoside deacetylase: MSHNDRRILLVHAHPDDECINNGATMARYVDEGVGVTLVTCTAGEMGEVLVPELSHLAFEEQGGLGEHRRGELDEAMAVLGVTDHRFLGGYGRFHDSGMAWHADGHAIAAEEIPDNAFWTADLTEAADELVKVIREVRPQVLVTYDQFGGYGHPDHIQAHRVAMYASQLAAAPSYRLELGEPHDVAKIYWTAMSESRMRESLRQLRESGDTETFKGMEPDGKLPPFVTPDALISARIDGSATVGRKMDALRKHATQVEQDGHFFSGAESGHSWWSDEYYRLVKGTPGKVGDDGFEEDLFAGL; encoded by the coding sequence ATGTCGCACAACGACCGCCGGATCCTGCTCGTCCACGCCCACCCGGACGACGAGTGCATCAACAACGGCGCCACGATGGCGCGCTACGTCGACGAGGGGGTCGGCGTCACGCTCGTCACCTGCACGGCGGGCGAGATGGGCGAGGTGCTGGTGCCGGAGCTGTCCCACCTGGCCTTCGAGGAGCAGGGCGGGCTGGGCGAGCACCGCCGCGGCGAGCTCGACGAGGCGATGGCCGTCCTCGGCGTCACCGACCACCGCTTCCTCGGCGGCTACGGCCGCTTCCACGACTCCGGCATGGCCTGGCACGCCGACGGCCACGCGATCGCGGCCGAGGAGATCCCGGACAACGCGTTCTGGACCGCCGACCTCACCGAGGCCGCCGACGAGCTGGTGAAGGTGATCCGCGAGGTCCGCCCGCAGGTGCTGGTGACCTACGACCAGTTCGGCGGCTACGGCCACCCCGACCACATCCAGGCCCACCGCGTCGCGATGTACGCCTCCCAGCTGGCCGCCGCGCCGTCCTACAGGCTCGAGCTCGGCGAGCCGCACGACGTCGCGAAGATCTACTGGACCGCGATGAGTGAGTCGCGGATGCGCGAGAGCCTGCGCCAGCTGCGCGAGTCGGGCGACACCGAGACCTTCAAGGGCATGGAGCCCGACGGCAAGCTGCCGCCGTTCGTGACCCCAGACGCGCTGATCAGCGCCCGCATCGACGGCAGCGCCACGGTCGGGCGCAAGATGGACGCGCTGCGCAAGCACGCCACGCAGGTCGAGCAGGACGGCCACTTCTTCTCGGGCGCGGAGAGCGGCCACTCGTGGTGGTCCGACGAGTACTACCGCCTGGTCAAGGGCACCCCCGGCAAGGTCGGTGACGACGGGTTCGAGGAGGACCTCTTCGCCGGCCTGTGA
- a CDS encoding helix-turn-helix domain-containing protein, protein MSDQHEALPGLLKRARSRRRISQLDLALELGISQRHLSFVELGRARPSRDLLLRWLSALEVPLLLRNQALQAAGHAPAFDEGGWDAAGLEEARQAVARLLRSHEPWPALLLGPEWDVVAANAGVAWLLDAVGVEADLPGPDGADGPPRVNLLDLALGPLGAVVTNLPEAAAVLLGQLRHEAVTRPALRERVELVAAVAAQLDPGAAFPPVLVSRYASRHGELAFLSMFTTFGTPHSVTLESLRVELMFPADEATRVLLE, encoded by the coding sequence GTGAGCGACCAGCACGAGGCCCTGCCCGGGCTGCTCAAGCGGGCGCGGTCGCGTCGGCGGATCAGCCAGCTCGACCTCGCGCTGGAGCTCGGGATCAGCCAGCGGCACCTGTCCTTCGTCGAGCTCGGTCGCGCCCGGCCCAGCCGCGACCTGCTGCTGCGCTGGCTCTCGGCGCTGGAGGTGCCGCTGCTGCTGCGCAACCAGGCGCTCCAGGCGGCCGGTCACGCGCCGGCCTTCGACGAGGGCGGCTGGGACGCGGCCGGGCTCGAGGAGGCGCGGCAGGCCGTCGCGCGGCTGCTGCGCAGCCACGAGCCGTGGCCGGCGCTGCTGCTCGGGCCGGAGTGGGACGTGGTGGCGGCGAACGCGGGCGTGGCGTGGCTGCTCGACGCGGTGGGCGTGGAGGCCGACCTGCCGGGGCCGGACGGCGCGGACGGGCCGCCCCGGGTCAACCTGCTCGACCTCGCGCTCGGTCCGCTCGGCGCGGTCGTCACCAACCTGCCGGAGGCAGCCGCGGTGCTGCTCGGCCAGCTGCGCCACGAGGCGGTGACCCGCCCCGCGCTGCGCGAGCGCGTGGAGCTGGTCGCCGCGGTCGCCGCCCAGCTCGACCCCGGTGCGGCGTTCCCGCCCGTCCTGGTCAGCCGTTACGCCAGCCGGCACGGCGAGCTGGCGTTCCTGAGCATGTTCACCACGTTCGGCACGCCGCACAGCGTGACGCTCGAGTCGCTGCGCGTGGAGCTGATGTTCCCCGCCGACGAGGCGACCCGCGTCCTGCTCGAGTGA
- a CDS encoding cytochrome P450, with translation MRSTVHWGVAHGLPTLILRRAADRGDLQARLVRVGATGTDEVFDLVEEIRSRGPIYRSRIGYVATSHATVREVLTSDDFRTGFPTDHGPIGRVARWAAPRTLHPVEPPSLLVSEPPDHTRYRRLVTRVFTMRAVERLRERTEEIAAGLLDDLEPRAHDEVDLVESYCALLPVTVIAEILGVPEAERSRVLDFGSAAAPSLDFGLGLRRYRSVSRALAQFDAWLGRHLEQLRREPGDDLLSELVAVRDEGRGLDETELKATAGLVLAAGFETTVNLLGNGIALLHDHPGQRARVVADPTLWPNVVEEVLRLDPPVLLTARMAQRDTSLAGTTVRAGSMVTAVLGGANRDPEVFADPTTFDVARTNARDHIAFSSGRHHCLGAQLARMEGDVGLRAIWERFPDLRLEPGARRRETRILRGFETLPATLRP, from the coding sequence ATGAGGTCCACGGTCCACTGGGGGGTGGCCCACGGGCTGCCCACCCTGATCCTGCGCCGCGCCGCCGACCGCGGCGACCTGCAGGCGCGGCTGGTGCGGGTCGGCGCCACCGGGACCGACGAGGTGTTCGACCTCGTCGAGGAGATCCGCTCGCGCGGGCCGATCTACCGCTCACGGATCGGCTACGTCGCCACCAGCCACGCCACGGTGCGCGAGGTGCTGACCAGCGACGACTTCCGGACCGGCTTCCCGACCGACCATGGACCGATCGGTCGGGTCGCCCGCTGGGCCGCGCCGCGCACGCTGCACCCCGTCGAGCCGCCGTCGCTGTTGGTGAGCGAGCCGCCCGACCACACCCGCTACCGGCGCCTGGTCACGCGGGTGTTCACCATGCGCGCGGTCGAGCGGCTGCGGGAGCGGACCGAGGAGATCGCGGCCGGGCTGCTCGACGACCTCGAGCCCCGCGCCCACGACGAGGTCGACCTGGTCGAGTCCTACTGCGCGCTGCTGCCGGTCACGGTCATCGCGGAGATCCTGGGCGTGCCCGAGGCGGAGCGCTCGCGGGTGCTCGACTTCGGGTCCGCCGCGGCACCCAGCCTCGACTTCGGCCTCGGCCTGCGCCGCTACCGCTCGGTCTCGCGGGCGCTGGCGCAGTTCGACGCCTGGCTGGGCCGCCACCTCGAGCAGCTGCGGCGCGAGCCCGGCGACGACCTGCTCAGCGAGCTGGTGGCCGTCCGCGACGAGGGTCGCGGCCTCGACGAGACCGAGCTCAAGGCGACCGCCGGCCTGGTGCTCGCGGCCGGCTTCGAGACGACGGTCAACCTGCTCGGCAACGGCATCGCCCTGCTCCACGACCACCCCGGCCAGCGCGCCCGCGTCGTCGCCGACCCGACGCTGTGGCCCAACGTCGTCGAGGAGGTGCTGCGCCTCGACCCGCCGGTGCTGCTCACCGCGCGGATGGCCCAGCGCGACACGTCGCTGGCCGGCACGACCGTGCGCGCCGGGTCGATGGTGACCGCCGTGCTCGGAGGCGCCAACCGGGACCCGGAGGTCTTCGCCGACCCCACGACGTTCGACGTCGCCCGCACCAACGCCCGCGACCACATCGCGTTCTCGTCGGGCCGCCACCACTGCCTCGGCGCCCAGCTGGCGCGGATGGAGGGCGACGTCGGGCTGCGGGCGATCTGGGAGAGGTTCCCCGACCTGCGGCTCGAACCGGGTGCGCGCCGGCGCGAGACCCGCATCCTGCGCGGCTTCGAGACGCTCCCTGCCACGCTGCGTCCCTGA
- a CDS encoding YccF domain-containing protein, protein MRTLLNVVWLVLGGFWLFLGYLLAGVLLCLPVITIPWAIAAFRIATFALWPFGRTVVAKPSAGAGSFVGNVIWFVLAGWWLAIGHVLTAIAMAITIIGIPLAIANLKLIPVSLAPLGKDIVPTRRGDFDRAG, encoded by the coding sequence GTGCGCACCCTGCTGAACGTCGTCTGGCTGGTCCTCGGTGGCTTCTGGCTGTTCCTCGGCTACCTGCTGGCCGGCGTGCTGCTGTGCCTCCCCGTCATCACCATCCCGTGGGCGATCGCTGCCTTCCGGATCGCGACGTTCGCGCTGTGGCCGTTCGGGCGGACGGTCGTGGCGAAGCCGTCGGCCGGCGCGGGGTCGTTCGTCGGCAACGTGATCTGGTTCGTGCTGGCCGGCTGGTGGCTGGCGATCGGTCACGTGCTGACCGCGATCGCCATGGCGATCACGATCATCGGCATCCCGCTCGCGATCGCCAACCTCAAGCTGATCCCGGTCTCGCTCGCGCCGCTGGGCAAGGACATCGTGCCGACCCGCCGCGGTGACTTCGACCGGGCCGGCTGA
- a CDS encoding carbohydrate kinase family protein, which yields MNQWVVVVGGTNMDVVARSAGPLVAATSNPGHTRISPGGVGRNVAACLGLLGAPVRLVSAVGQDAFGDEALRVTAACGVDVGAVRRVPGAATGTYTAVLDHHGELVSAVSDMAVVDALELDTLHLGDAALVVVDGNLAPAQVAKVRAAAADAGVPVALEPVSVAKAARLSGEVQELFLVTPNSDEVGALVGRPHDPWSAVHDLWDRGVEHVWLREGARGSYVCRENARPVHLPAIAVDVVDVTGAGDAMLAGWIAAWLRGADPVEAAREGHRAAAATITSPHTVRPDLAEAMSALEPPTPREVTDVDDHVRGA from the coding sequence GTGAACCAGTGGGTGGTGGTCGTCGGCGGGACCAACATGGACGTCGTCGCCCGCTCCGCCGGTCCGCTCGTCGCCGCGACCAGCAACCCCGGCCACACCCGCATCTCCCCCGGCGGCGTCGGCCGCAACGTCGCCGCCTGCCTCGGCCTGCTCGGCGCGCCGGTGCGGCTGGTGTCGGCGGTCGGCCAGGACGCGTTCGGCGACGAGGCGCTCCGCGTGACCGCCGCCTGCGGCGTGGACGTCGGTGCCGTACGCCGGGTGCCGGGCGCCGCGACCGGGACCTACACCGCCGTCCTCGACCACCACGGCGAGCTGGTCTCGGCCGTCTCCGACATGGCGGTCGTCGACGCGCTCGAGCTCGACACCCTCCACCTCGGCGACGCCGCCCTCGTCGTCGTCGACGGCAACCTCGCGCCCGCGCAGGTCGCGAAGGTGCGCGCCGCCGCGGCGGACGCCGGGGTCCCGGTCGCCCTCGAGCCGGTCTCGGTCGCGAAGGCCGCCAGACTGTCCGGCGAGGTGCAGGAGCTGTTCCTGGTGACGCCCAACTCCGACGAGGTCGGCGCCCTCGTCGGGCGTCCGCACGACCCGTGGTCCGCGGTCCACGACCTCTGGGACCGCGGCGTCGAGCACGTGTGGCTGCGCGAGGGCGCCCGCGGCTCGTACGTCTGCCGCGAGAACGCCCGGCCGGTCCACCTGCCCGCGATCGCGGTCGACGTCGTCGACGTCACCGGTGCGGGCGACGCGATGCTGGCGGGCTGGATCGCCGCCTGGCTGCGCGGCGCCGACCCGGTGGAGGCGGCCCGCGAGGGCCACCGGGCCGCGGCGGCCACGATCACGAGCCCGCACACCGTCCGACCCGACCTGGCCGAGGCGATGTCCGCCCTCGAGCCCCCGACTCCGAGAGAGGTCACCGATGTTGACGATCACGTCCGAGGTGCGTGA
- a CDS encoding DUF3054 domain-containing protein, with amino-acid sequence MWLLIDLALVGLFAVVGRLSHYGSLTPAGWWTTAWPFLAGTLLAWAVLALTRRPPAALTSGVVVWLGALVGGMLLRRVSDQGTATSFVVVATLVLGVLLLAPRLGARARR; translated from the coding sequence ATGTGGCTGCTGATCGACCTCGCCCTGGTGGGGCTGTTCGCCGTCGTCGGCCGGCTGAGCCACTACGGCTCGCTGACCCCCGCCGGCTGGTGGACCACGGCGTGGCCGTTCCTCGCCGGGACGCTCCTCGCGTGGGCCGTGCTGGCGCTGACGCGGCGGCCGCCGGCGGCGCTCACGTCCGGGGTGGTGGTCTGGCTCGGCGCGCTGGTCGGCGGGATGCTGCTGCGACGCGTGAGCGACCAGGGCACCGCCACGTCCTTCGTCGTCGTCGCCACCCTCGTCCTCGGCGTGCTGCTGCTCGCGCCTAGGCTCGGTGCACGTGCCCGACGCTGA
- a CDS encoding ribonucleotide-diphosphate reductase subunit beta, with protein sequence MTTTHDTTDTPATDPSATRMLLDPGMNLTLRPMRYPHFYDRYRDAIKNTWTVEEVDLHSDLKDLARLSDAERHLVSRLVAFFATGDTIVANNLVLNLYQHVNSPEGRLYLSRQLFEEAVHVQFYLTLLDTYVPDETERHEAFAAVDNIPSIKAKADFCFRWIDSVFDLDALETREHRRKFLLNLICFAAVIEGLFFYGAFAYVYFLRSRGFLNGLASGTNWVFRDESMHMSFAFDVVDTVREEEPELFDEQMAADVRQMLVDGVDAEAQFAEDLLGGGVAGLSTADMRSYLEYVADRRMERLGLPVIYGSRNPLAFMELQDVQELSNFFERKVSAYQVGVTGAVGFDEDF encoded by the coding sequence GTGACCACCACGCACGACACGACCGACACCCCCGCCACCGACCCCTCCGCGACGCGGATGCTGCTCGACCCGGGGATGAACCTCACCCTGCGGCCGATGCGCTACCCGCACTTCTACGACCGCTACCGCGACGCCATCAAGAACACCTGGACCGTCGAGGAGGTCGACCTGCACTCCGACCTCAAGGACCTCGCCCGGCTCAGCGACGCCGAGCGGCACCTGGTGTCACGGCTGGTGGCGTTCTTCGCGACCGGCGACACCATCGTGGCCAACAACCTCGTGCTCAACCTCTACCAGCACGTCAACTCCCCGGAGGGCAGGCTCTACCTGTCGCGCCAGCTCTTCGAGGAGGCGGTGCACGTGCAGTTCTACCTGACGCTGCTCGACACCTACGTGCCCGACGAGACCGAGCGCCACGAGGCGTTCGCGGCGGTCGACAACATCCCCTCGATCAAGGCCAAGGCCGACTTCTGCTTCCGCTGGATCGACTCGGTCTTTGACCTCGACGCGCTCGAGACCCGGGAGCACCGCCGCAAGTTCCTGCTCAACCTGATCTGCTTCGCCGCGGTCATCGAGGGACTGTTCTTCTACGGCGCGTTCGCCTACGTCTACTTCCTGCGCTCGCGCGGCTTCCTCAACGGCCTGGCCTCCGGCACCAACTGGGTCTTCCGTGACGAGTCGATGCACATGTCGTTCGCGTTCGACGTCGTCGACACCGTGCGCGAGGAGGAGCCGGAGCTCTTCGACGAGCAGATGGCCGCCGACGTGCGGCAGATGCTCGTCGATGGCGTGGACGCCGAGGCGCAGTTCGCCGAGGACCTGCTCGGCGGCGGCGTCGCCGGCCTGTCGACGGCCGACATGCGCAGCTACCTCGAGTACGTCGCCGACCGCCGCATGGAGCGCCTCGGCCTGCCGGTGATCTACGGCTCGAGGAACCCGCTGGCGTTCATGGAGCTGCAGGACGTGCAGGAGCTGTCGAACTTCTTCGAGCGGAAGGTCTCGGCCTACCAGGTCGGCGTCACCGGCGCGGTCGGGTTCGACGAGGACTTCTGA
- a CDS encoding MFS transporter — MPDADSRTSPTRTAARAVPYALLVAAVVLVSVNLRPGASSPGPVLEEVRDGLGMSAGVAGAMTGLPGLCFGVVGALAVAFARRVGMTAGIALGLTLATVGLLLRVTTDSVPVFLVLTVLALAGMAVGNVLVPAWIKAHGHAVVLMTVYGTGLVVGGTIGSLATAPVTEATGSWQTGLGMWGLLLAVSLPLWAWLALRERRSPTEHEVGDEAPTGRVGHSPTAIALTVLFGVQSMHAYVQFGWLPQIYRDAGLSASHAGALQALLSSMGIIGALAMPTVIARGRGLRPLTVSFGVLLALGYAGLLVAPATVPWLWALLLGLSGLAFPTAIALITARTRHPSVTAQLSGFVQPVGYALAAIGPFAVGLLHDATGDWHLVLVLLALTSVPLALAGWRVAAPTYVDDEI, encoded by the coding sequence GTGCCCGACGCTGACTCACGGACCTCCCCCACCCGGACCGCTGCGCGGGCGGTGCCGTACGCCCTTCTGGTCGCGGCCGTCGTCCTCGTCTCGGTCAACCTCCGCCCCGGCGCGTCGTCGCCCGGCCCGGTGCTGGAGGAGGTGCGCGACGGCCTCGGCATGAGCGCGGGCGTCGCGGGCGCGATGACCGGCCTGCCCGGCCTGTGCTTCGGCGTCGTCGGCGCGCTCGCGGTGGCGTTCGCCCGCCGGGTCGGCATGACCGCCGGCATCGCGCTCGGCCTCACCCTCGCGACCGTCGGCCTGCTGCTGCGGGTCACCACCGACAGCGTCCCCGTCTTCCTGGTCCTCACCGTGCTCGCGCTCGCCGGCATGGCGGTCGGCAACGTGCTGGTGCCGGCGTGGATCAAGGCGCACGGCCACGCCGTGGTGCTGATGACGGTCTACGGCACGGGGCTGGTCGTCGGCGGCACCATCGGCTCGCTCGCGACGGCCCCGGTCACCGAGGCGACCGGGTCGTGGCAGACCGGGCTCGGCATGTGGGGGCTGCTGCTCGCGGTCTCGCTGCCGCTGTGGGCGTGGCTCGCCCTGCGCGAGCGCCGCTCCCCGACCGAGCACGAGGTCGGCGACGAGGCGCCGACCGGCCGGGTCGGCCACTCACCGACCGCGATCGCGCTCACCGTCCTGTTCGGCGTGCAGTCGATGCACGCCTACGTCCAGTTCGGGTGGCTGCCGCAGATCTACCGCGACGCCGGCCTGTCCGCCTCGCACGCCGGTGCGCTGCAGGCGCTGCTGTCGAGCATGGGCATCATCGGCGCCCTCGCGATGCCGACGGTGATCGCCCGCGGCCGTGGGCTCCGTCCGCTGACGGTGTCGTTCGGCGTGCTGCTGGCGCTGGGGTACGCCGGCCTGCTGGTCGCCCCGGCCACGGTCCCGTGGCTGTGGGCGCTGCTGCTCGGCCTGTCCGGCCTGGCCTTCCCGACGGCGATCGCGCTGATCACCGCCCGGACGCGCCACCCGTCGGTCACGGCCCAGCTCTCCGGCTTCGTGCAGCCCGTCGGCTACGCGCTCGCCGCGATCGGTCCCTTCGCGGTGGGCCTGCTCCACGACGCCACCGGCGACTGGCACCTGGTGCTCGTGCTGCTCGCGCTGACGTCGGTGCCGCTGGCGCTCGCCGGGTGGCGGGTCGCGGCGCCGACGTACGTCGACGACGAGATCTGA
- a CDS encoding VOC family protein: protein MASRLTEISLDCHDPDRLTEFWTAVLDWVVLHREPGLVEIGPAGRDDADLLDAVRSGPVAPTIFLAQVPEDKVTKNRVHFDVSPVDRSHDDEVERILALGATRADIGQSGEESWTVLADPEGNEFCVLRSLAPGHFSL from the coding sequence ATGGCCTCCCGACTGACCGAGATCTCCCTCGACTGCCACGACCCCGACCGGCTCACCGAGTTCTGGACCGCGGTGCTCGACTGGGTGGTGCTGCACCGCGAGCCCGGGCTCGTCGAGATCGGGCCGGCCGGGCGCGACGACGCCGACCTGCTCGACGCCGTGCGCTCCGGGCCGGTGGCGCCGACGATCTTCCTGGCGCAGGTGCCGGAGGACAAGGTCACCAAGAACCGGGTCCACTTCGACGTCTCCCCCGTCGACCGGTCCCACGACGACGAGGTCGAGCGGATCCTCGCCCTCGGCGCGACGCGCGCCGACATCGGTCAGTCGGGCGAGGAGTCCTGGACCGTCCTCGCCGACCCCGAGGGCAACGAGTTCTGCGTGCTGCGCAGCCTCGCGCCGGGCCACTTCTCGCTGTGA
- a CDS encoding ribonucleoside-diphosphate reductase subunit alpha encodes MTITESPGRTAMQVRKRNGDGEPVDVNKIVRAVDRVSADLADVDPMRVATRTISGLYDGATTAELDRLSIQTAAEMIGEEPQYSRLAGRLLAGYVDKEVRNQGVASFSQSVALGHAEGLIGDETAAFVKDNARKLDFAVDHDADRRFEYFGLRTVYDRYLLRHPSTRLVIETPQYFLLRVACGLAQSTGEAIEFYRLMSRLAYLPSSPTLFNSGTRHTQMSSCYLVDSPRDDLDSIYSRYAQVAKLSKFAGGIGIGFSRVRSRGALIRGTNGQSNGIVPFLRTLDASVAAVNQGGRRKGAACVYLEPWHPDVEEFLELRDNTGEDARRTHNLNLAHWVPDEFMRRVEADEPWSLIDPDQAPELPDLWGEAFDEAYRRAEDEGRVVRQVSARELYGRMMRTLAQTGNGWMTFKDASNRTCNQTRDTPGGPVVHLSNLCTEIIEVSSDGETAVCNLGSVNLAQHLTADGLDWDALRATVRTAVPLLDRVIDVNYYPSDEAAASNPRWRPVGLGLMGLQDVFFALGLPFDSPEAVELSTRVSEEIYLTALEVSCGLAERHGPHPAYAETRAAGGVLQPDLWDVTGTQTERWAALRERVAEHGLRNALLVAIAPTATIASIAGCYECIEPQVSNLFKRETLSGEFLQVNTALVRELKARGLWTAEVREEIKRAEGSVQGIAVIPDDVRHLFRTAWELPQRALIDMAAARQPFIDQSQSLNLFIAGPSIGKLSSMYLHAWKSGLKTTYYLRSRPATRIQQTTTSVTAPAPSPVVETTPTTPTTPTTFSDDEALACSLENPESCEACQ; translated from the coding sequence GTGACCATCACCGAGTCACCGGGCCGCACCGCGATGCAGGTCCGCAAGAGGAACGGCGACGGCGAGCCCGTCGACGTCAACAAGATCGTCCGCGCCGTCGACCGGGTCAGCGCCGACCTGGCCGACGTCGACCCGATGCGGGTCGCGACCCGCACCATCAGCGGGCTCTACGACGGCGCCACCACCGCCGAGCTCGACCGGCTGTCGATCCAGACCGCCGCGGAGATGATCGGCGAGGAGCCGCAGTACTCCCGGCTCGCCGGGCGGCTGCTGGCCGGCTACGTCGACAAGGAGGTCCGCAACCAGGGCGTCGCGTCGTTCAGCCAGTCGGTCGCGCTCGGCCACGCCGAGGGCCTGATCGGCGACGAGACGGCCGCCTTCGTCAAGGACAACGCCCGCAAGCTCGACTTCGCCGTCGACCACGACGCCGACCGGCGCTTCGAGTACTTCGGCCTGCGCACCGTCTACGACCGCTACCTGCTGCGCCACCCCTCGACCCGCCTGGTGATCGAGACCCCGCAGTACTTCCTGCTGCGGGTCGCATGCGGCCTCGCGCAGAGCACCGGCGAGGCGATCGAGTTCTACCGGCTGATGTCGCGCCTGGCCTACCTGCCGTCGTCGCCGACGCTGTTCAACTCCGGCACCCGGCACACCCAGATGTCGTCGTGCTACCTCGTCGACAGCCCCCGCGACGACCTCGACTCGATCTACTCGCGCTACGCGCAGGTCGCGAAGCTGTCGAAGTTCGCCGGCGGCATCGGCATCGGGTTCTCGCGGGTCCGCAGCCGCGGTGCGCTGATCCGCGGCACCAACGGCCAGTCCAACGGGATCGTGCCGTTCCTGCGCACCCTCGACGCGTCGGTCGCCGCGGTCAACCAGGGCGGGCGCCGCAAGGGAGCCGCCTGCGTCTACCTCGAGCCGTGGCACCCCGACGTCGAGGAGTTCCTCGAGCTGCGCGACAACACCGGCGAGGACGCGCGCCGCACCCACAACCTCAACCTCGCGCACTGGGTGCCCGACGAGTTCATGCGCCGGGTCGAGGCCGACGAGCCGTGGTCGCTCATCGACCCCGACCAGGCGCCCGAGCTGCCCGACCTGTGGGGCGAGGCCTTCGACGAGGCCTACCGTCGCGCCGAGGATGAGGGCCGGGTGGTGCGACAGGTCAGCGCCCGCGAGCTCTACGGCCGGATGATGCGCACGCTCGCCCAGACCGGCAACGGCTGGATGACCTTCAAGGACGCCAGCAACCGGACCTGCAACCAGACCCGCGACACCCCGGGCGGCCCGGTCGTGCACCTGTCGAACCTCTGCACCGAGATCATCGAGGTCTCCTCCGACGGCGAGACCGCCGTGTGCAACCTCGGCTCGGTCAACCTCGCCCAGCACCTCACCGCCGACGGCCTCGACTGGGACGCGCTGCGCGCCACCGTCCGCACCGCGGTGCCGCTGCTCGACCGGGTCATCGACGTCAACTACTACCCCAGCGACGAGGCGGCCGCCTCCAACCCGCGCTGGCGACCGGTCGGCCTCGGGCTGATGGGGCTGCAGGACGTGTTCTTCGCCCTCGGCCTGCCCTTCGACTCCCCGGAGGCGGTCGAGCTGTCCACCCGGGTGTCGGAGGAGATCTACCTGACCGCCCTCGAGGTCAGCTGCGGGCTCGCCGAGCGGCACGGCCCGCACCCGGCGTACGCCGAGACCCGCGCGGCGGGCGGCGTGCTGCAGCCCGACCTCTGGGACGTCACCGGCACCCAGACCGAGCGCTGGGCCGCGCTGCGCGAGCGGGTCGCCGAGCACGGCCTGCGCAACGCGCTGCTCGTCGCGATCGCGCCCACGGCGACGATCGCGTCGATCGCGGGCTGCTACGAGTGCATCGAGCCGCAGGTGTCCAACCTGTTCAAGCGCGAGACGCTGTCGGGCGAGTTCCTCCAGGTCAACACCGCCCTCGTGCGCGAGCTCAAGGCGCGCGGGCTGTGGACCGCCGAGGTGCGCGAGGAGATCAAGCGCGCCGAGGGCTCCGTGCAGGGGATCGCCGTGATCCCCGACGACGTACGCCACCTCTTCCGCACCGCCTGGGAGCTGCCGCAGCGCGCGCTCATCGACATGGCCGCCGCCCGGCAGCCGTTCATCGACCAGAGCCAGTCGCTCAACCTGTTCATCGCCGGTCCGTCGATCGGCAAGCTCTCGTCGATGTACCTCCACGCCTGGAAGTCCGGGCTGAAGACGACCTACTACCTCCGCTCGCGCCCCGCGACGCGGATCCAGCAGACGACGACGTCGGTGACCGCCCCGGCGCCCTCCCCCGTCGTCGAGACCACCCCGACCACCCCGACCACCCCCACCACCTTCTCCGACGACGAGGCGCTCGCCTGCTCGCTGGAGAACCCCGAGAGCTGCGAGGCCTGCCAGTGA